Genomic window (Nymphaea colorata isolate Beijing-Zhang1983 chromosome 1, ASM883128v2, whole genome shotgun sequence):
TGGGAATATTGCAGAGAACAATACAAAAAAGTTAATCGCAATAAAATGGACAGTCAAAGAGTGGGAATCTGGCTTCGCCAAGGCATCATGACAGCAGATTGGAGCCTCCAAGAAGGAGTTGGTTATAACATCCACATCGCATCTTGGCATGGTGAAGGTTTGAACCGTACTGCAGGACTGATTAGATGTTACAATGGAGAATACATGTTTGGAGTCTGCTCTTGGTCGAAAGAAGGGCGAGCATTCTCTGAGAGCTGGATCTTGAACAAATGTCTAGAGAAGATCAATACTTCTGAGCATCACATTGTTGTACAAGCCAACAATGAGGCTTGGAAAGATAAGTTAGACAAAGTCATCAAAGGTACCACAGACAGGGCAAGACATCTTTTGCACGTGCAGAGGCTTATCAACAAATTGAAGTTGGCGTACCATCAGCCTTCAGTGGAAGTATGTAGtatgttgtgtttgtgttcCGGTGATAAGGGATATAAAGAATGCTTTATGGGACAAGTTGGCTGGGATCCCAGTCAACTTTCTTTTTGGTAATGTAATCATCCTCACAaggatctgatttttttgttgtatatatcccaattttttgttaataatatgGATGAGGGCCTATCCCTCAGCAGGTTTTCACCGGAAATTAAGTTGCCCAACGACAAAACCAAGCTTAGAATTATTGTGAAGTCACACTGAAACATGCATGGTGCAATTTTCAACTGTGGTCTGGAAACTTGCTTTCAGGATTCAGGAAAGTGTTCTCTAAACATGTTAAGTCCAGAGTCCGTCACGCTACATCCACCATCCACAGCAAGGTTGTGCCCACTGACATACTTGGATTCATCACTAGCAAGATACAGGGCTGCCTCTGCTATATCCTCTGCTTCAAGTGTCAACCCTTTCAGGTTTGAAAATCTGCCAAACCATGCTTCCAATTGCTCATCGTCCAAGCCAGAATAGCGCCTCAACTGAGGTGTTCTTACTGCCCATGGTGATATGCAATTGACTCTGATCCCAAATGCACCGAGCTCTGCTGCCATGCTCTTGGTTAACCCAGCCACAGCATGCTTTGATGAGCAGTAGGCGTGGTCACAAACGCCTCCCATCAAGGAAGCCGTGCTCGCCGTGAAAAGTATGCTGCCGCGCTTTGCCGGAATCATGACCCATGCCGCATGTTTGGCAGCCAGGAACATTCCCACCAGATTGACGTTTATGATCCTCTCGAATGTGGATTTCTCGAACTGTAGCAATTTGGATGTTGACATGTCAACTATGCCGGCATTGCTAAACATGATGTCAAGCTTGCCATGATCATTCATGGCTCTGTCCACCATGCGGCGAATGTCATCCTCGCTAGTAACATCACAGTGGATGTACTCAATGGAGCCATCTTTGTTAGAGGACAGTTCTCGGCATACTTGCAAGCCCAGTTCATCTTGGATATCGGCAATGATGACATTGGCACCGTGACCATTGAACAGTTTGGCAGCTCCGAGTCCAATCCCACTTGCTGCGCCAGTTATAATGGCTACTTTGCCTTTCAACCTACATTTTGTACAGAAGAAGAAAGTCAGAAATTAATTTGGTAGAAAAGCAATGTAAGGCTGCTTATGGAACCATTCTTTGTTCAGTTTATCTAGTCGGATTCTACGAGGATAAAAAATTGactgtttaaaaatatttgaaaatttttgtataTTATGAGATCTTGCACGCCGAAAGAAATTGACcaagaatatatttctagaTATTAAAACATGATTACCACAAATCCTTTTTTCCCTGGAAGCAGGTCGAGTTAGATTGCAGGCGTCAAATTTGAAGGAAAATGCATAAAATCCTGTCAGATCTCTTGAAAACCTGAAAGTGGGAAGTTCTTTTCAGGGAGGACTTCCTGTTGAAATTTTGAGTCTTACGATTATGCACGAGATTAACTTCGcactaaaaaaatcataagaaagAGAAGCTTATGGACATGGTGATCATGATGACAGCAGGAAATTCTAAAACTGCCTTCGCTTTTCTCCACGACCAGAAAAAAAACCCCTCAAGTTTTCTAGATATAAGAGAAATTTACAGGACATGAAGTGTACATTTTCTGTGCCTTCTCTACTTCGTCGTCCCTTTTTAATAATATCACGATCTGCACAAGACTAATGGGTAACAGAGACAAAAGATTTTGGTACCATACCTTTGGGCAGCAACAGAAAGTGTCGAGGCACTCATCATTGTTAACAGAGTATGTTCGTCTTGTTTCTGTATTGGCAGTAGGCTGAGTATTGCTCAGCGTCTTATGATCGTTTGCGGTTTATAGTGACGGCCAAGTTAAACTCCGTGCATTTGTAGCCGTCCATTCCAACCAACTCGTCTAAGATGGTGTGACGCAAACAAATGAAGTTGGTACGTCATCTTCTTCATTAATGTCAACAAATGAAATTGGTATCTCTTCTTCATTAATGTTACCGCCGGATGATTTTAATTACCAGTTAGAACTCGTGCAGACGTATGGCAACACCGCTTGACAAGAACTGAAGATGGATTTCCGGAGACCCTTTTGAGCCATCGGCCGATCAAAATCCTGCACTGACTCGCTGTTGGCACAGCCTATCAGCAATCCGCAGATGAACTGAACGATTTTTCAGAAGAATATATAGAGGGATAGTCGGATCTAGGATTAACCATAAAATGTTCAACATACTCTCATTTTTGCCTGACAATTAGACATCCAAATACATTTAATGTATCATCTTTTCGGAGGAGAGCATTACATATCTGTTTTCTTTATCCTTGTGACTCAACTTACTAACTGTTTCTGGTCTACATGTTTGGGAAATAAAGAAGCATACCTTCTTCTTGAAATTGATCAGGCCCTGACCAGGAAACCATCTTTGGATTAGACAGgtgctttcatttgtttttttcttttttggcaagTTGAGGTGGATTAAGATAGAAGAGTAAACTGTATGATGAAAATTCATTGAACCCGTGGTTGCACAAGGGCACGTTCAATGCCATGCATAGAGTACCATGGGACATTCCATCTCATGACCCTGACCAACAACTGGCTTAGGCCCTGCAGGCCCATTTAGcctatatataattttttcctGATTACTGTATGTTTAATGCTAATAAAGCTAGCAAATTAGTTCCACCCCACTTTCAGTAGAGAACCCTAGTGTTCATGAAAATCGAATTAGGGACATGCCCGCTTAACATGTCCCAGTCTGACCAGCTGCGCTATGTCATTTTTGGGACATTATAGTTGCATTATTACTTGATAAATAATGTTACTTAATGTCAATGGAGTACTGTGTTTAATTGTATGAGATATTATTATTGGGGTTATTGCCAAAAAAATTAGAGGTATGTACAGC
Coding sequences:
- the LOC116265838 gene encoding borneol dehydrogenase, mitochondrial-like isoform X4, with the translated sequence MMSASTLSVAAQRLKGKVAIITGAASGIGLGAAKLFNGHGANVIIADIQDELGLQVCRELSSNKDGSIEYIHCDVTSEDDIRRMVDRAMNDHGKLDIMFSNAGIVDMSTSKLLQFEKSTFERIINVNLVGMFLAAKHAAWVMIPAKRGSILFTASTASLMGGVCDHAYCSSKHAVAGLTKSMAAELGAFGIRVNCISPWAVRTPQLRRYSGLDDEQLEAWFGRFSNLKGLTLEAEDIAEAALYLASDESKYVSGHNLAVDGGCSVTDSGLNMFREHFPES